AACTGGAACCGACCAATTACAGGCGCATCAAGTGCAGCCCCATTTGGTGGTATTGGCGCATCAGGAAATCACAGAGCAAGCGCGTATTACGCAGCCGACTACTGTGCATACCCTGTAGCATCGGTAGAACTTGAAAAAGTAACGATGCCAGCAACACTAAGCCCAGGCTTAAAAATAGATTAATTACTATTCTATTTATAGTTATAAAGAATGAGAAAAGCAGCTTAGGCTGCTTTTTTTGTATTGGTATCGCGCAAAGCTAGTAATTAGCAGCACTTTCTGCTTAAATCTATGCAATTAGTTATTCAAAGGTGAAAATCACAATGGTTTTAGACAGGCAAGGGTACGATGACCTGATCATGTATCTAACTCAAAATTTAGCGTTATTTGAGAAGCCAGGTGAAATCAAACCCGGTGCGCCAACCGTTATGGAACTCATAGAAGACGTAATAGCGCAAAATGTGATGTTAATTTGTGAGCAGCATACCAACCTTAATACCGAACAACGTAGCCAAATAGTGCGCGAGGTAGACGGTATTGTTTACGACTTACAAGAAGTACTAAGCAGCATTACCTCACAACCCGTTACGGTTGAACAACACGCATTTATAGATGAGTTTGCTGGGCTTATTAAAAACCTATTTGATAATGCGGTAACACAAACCTCTTAACGTTACCCGTTAGCACAGCGCAGTATGACCTAATGACTGCGCTCCTATGACTTCTCGCCTTATTAATAATATCAATCCGCAAAATGATTAAGTATTATTGCGAATGGGTATAACACCACTAAATTTAATCTCAGCGCTCACGTATCGTTGCAGATTGTTATACAATCAACAAAAATTTTTTAGAGATAAACACATGCAAGCAAATGTAAAATGGGTTGAAGGCGACACCTTTATTGGTCGTTCTAATTCTAATCACAATGTCGTTTTTGATGCCGGCAGCGACAGCGCTGCACCAAGTCCAATGGAAATGGTACTTATGTCGGTTGGGTGTTGTTCGTCGGTTGACGTGGTAAGTATTTTAAAAAAAGCCAAACAAGATTTTTCTGATGTGCAAGTGCAGTTAAGCTCAGAGCGCGCCGAAACAGCGCCGCGTGTATTTACTAAAATTAATTTACACTTTGTTGTTACAGGTAATAATGTCTCGGAAAAACACCTTGCGCGTGCGGTTTCGCTTTCTGCTGAAAAGTATTGTTCTGTTGCTTTAATGCTTGATAAAACAGTAGAAATTACCCATAGCCACGAAGTTGTGCAAGAACAGGTAAAATAACGCTTTTTCCGTGAGGAAAATTCGTATAAAATCCGCGAACTTTTCATTCTGCAGGTGCAGATTTCACTAATTTATAGGTTGGTTTATCATGAACAAACCCTTCGATAAACTTAAACTTCATGGCTTTAATAATTTAACCAAAAGTTTAAGCTTTAGTATTTACGACATTTGCTACGCAAAGACCGAGCAACAACGTAAAGAATATATTGAATATATCGACGAGCAGTACAGTGCAGATAGACTAACCGACATACTAGGTGATGTTGTTGATATTATTGGTGCTAACATTTTAAATGTGGCGCGCCAAGATTATGAACCACAAGGCGCAAGTGTAACTATTTTGGTTTCGGAAGAGCCGGTAGAAGAGCAGCAAAATTACGATGCTGACGAAGCGCCAGGCCCATTACCCGACTCTGTTGTTGCGCACCTAGATAAAAGCCACATTTGTGTACATACCTACCCAGAAGCACACCCTGATGATGGTATTTGTACATTCCGTGCTGATATTGAAGTATCTACCTGTGGCATTATTTCGCCACTTAAAGCGTTAAACTTCTTAATTCATAGCCTAGAGTCAGACGTGGTAACGATTGACTACCGTGTACGTGGCTTTACTCGCGACGTAAACGGGGTTAAACACTACATTGACCACGCTATTAACTCGATTCAAAACTTCATGACAGAAGATACCAAAGAAGCGTACCAAATGATGGACGTGAACGTGTATCAAGAAAACCTGTTCCACACTAAAATGATGTTAAAAGAAACCGACTTAAATACCTATTTATTCGGCCTTTCTACTGATGAGTTATCGGATGAAGAAGAGGAAGAAATTCGCTCTAAACTAACCCGTGAAATGCAGGAAATATTCTACGGTCGTAACCTACCAGACGCAGAATAAACAGTTTAAAATAATTTGATTTTATTAAAAATGGCGCTCAGTGAGCGCCATTTTTTATGGGGTAATATTATTGCTATTAATTAAGCATGCTGTAAATAAGTGCACATACGGCCAGTGAGCCCACAGCAAGTACAAACAAGGTACTTAAACGGTTGCGGTATTTACTCAGCGCAGGCACTTTGTACACGGCAATCATAGGCATAATAAATAAAATCATCGCGATGATAGGGCCAGATAGCTGATCCATCATGTCTAAAATGCTTGGATTTTTAACCGCGCAAAACCAAATAGCAAAAAACATAATGAGTACGCCAATTTTGTCGGCTACTTTTGCGCTTAAGCTCGTTTGCTTAGTCACCAAACCGGTAAAGCTTTCGCGTGCTCCTAAAAAGTGCCCTAAAAACGATGAGGTAATAGCAATAAAGGCAACCAGCGGTCCAAGGGTCGCGATATACGAATTACTGGTGATGTTAGCAAGGTAAGATAAAATCGATACGTTCGCCGCTTTAGCAGCAGCCATTTGCTCGCTAGTAAGCGAAAGCACGCACGAAAACACAAACAGCAGTACAAATACAATAAGCAGTAAGCTAGTGCGCTTTAAAATAGCCTCAGCCTTATTGGTGGCCTGATTGCCATAATGACCACGCTGTACGTTCACAAAGCTTGAAATAGCCGCCGCATGGCTAAACGAAAACACAATAATAGGAATAGATAACCACAGTGTTTTAGTAAAGCTGCCCGCCTCAGGAAAGCTCATATCTGGCATTTGCCAGCTCGGAATTAAATATATCGATAAGCAAAATAAAATACCTACCAATGGGTAAACCAAAATAGCAAAGGCACGCAGCATTAAACGCTCGCCGCCCATCATTAGGCTTATCATACCTGCAACTAATACACCCGAAAGTAACACGCGAGAAGGTGATTCCACTCCCATTTGGTTCACCATAAAGCTATCAACTGTATTTGTTAAACCAACGCCGTAAATAAGCAAAATGGGGAATATAGATAAAAAGTATAATAAAGAGATTAACCTACCTGCTGTTACACCAAAGTGCTCCTCAACAACATCGGTAAAATCTGAATCTTTATTTTTAGACGACAACACAAAGCGGGCTAAACCACGGTGCGCTAAAAAGGTCATTGGAAAGGCTAAACACGCCATAATAATCAGTGGCCAAAAACCACCTATACCAATGTTAATAGGTAAAAATAAAATGCCCGCGCCAACGGCGGTACCAAAAAGGCTTAACGTCCACTGCGTATCGTGCAGATTCCATTTAGAAGTAGGTGTGTGTTCACCTGTTGTTGATGCATTTGAAAGCGTTGCATCTTGTGATGGTGTCATGTGTGTGCTCATCCATTATTTAAATAATAATCGCGCGCAAGAATATAGTTTTTAGCTAAAACTTTCATGTTTTGAGGCGTTTTGTAGACTAATTAATTAGACGCCGTTGCAGCAAAAGTGTCATGAATACGAAACAGCGCTGTAAAATTAAACAAATACCTCAACCAGCACAGTTGTAGGTTGGGTAGAGCGAAGCGAAACCCAACACGCCCATAGTGTTTTTCAAGCACTAAAGCAAAGATAGGCGGTTGTAATAACGTAAAAATAGGGGAGCCATTTTTATTGCTTCCAACTAATATCAAAGCTTGCTTACAAAACCTGTTAAGTAGCCGCCATTGCTTAGAACTTCATAAGAGATTTATTCTAAACTCCGTTATACTTCCTGCTATTAAATATGCCAAACAAAGTAAACAGGCTGCTAACTGCAATGAGCAAAGATATTCTTTTTCATACTACTTTTGCACACGAAACCAGTAAAATATGGGTTGTATTTGTTCATGGCGCAGGGGGGAGTTCGGCAATTTGGTTTCGCCAACTTAAAGCCTATAAAAAAGAATATAATGTATTGCTGCTCGATCTTCGTGGTCACGGTAAATCAAATAACTTAGTGCAAAACTTTGTAGATAATAATTACTCGTTTAATAAGGTCTCTAAAGACATTATCGATGTGCTAGATCATAACAACATCCCTAACGCACACTTTGTTGGTATTTCACTGGGCACGATTCTTATTCGAAATATTGCTGAAATTGCGCCGCAATATGTTTCTAGCATGGTGCTAGGTGGAGCGGTTACTCGTTTTAATACTCGCAGTAATACCTTGGTTTATTTAGGGAATACGTTTAAACACTTATTGCCTTATATGTGGCTGTATCGCTTATTTGCTTTTATTATGATGCCGAAAAAGCGCCATAAAGAATCTCGACTTTTGTTTGTTCGTGAAGCAAAACGCTTGTGCCAAAAAGAGTTTATAAAGTGGTTTAAATTAGCCATGGACGTAAACCCCTTAATGCAGTATTTCAAAGAAAAAGACATTGATATACCCATTCTTTACATTATGGGTAAAGAAGATCACATGTTCCTTGGCCCTGTTAAAGAAATGGTAAAGCGCCATAAAAATAGCGTACTGCAAACTATTCACCATTGCGGCCATGTTTGTAACGTAGAGCGCCCTGACTTATTCAACCAGCACTCGCTTGCTTTTATCGCCCAGCAAAACCGTTAAGGGTTACCGCTTTTAAAAAGCGTTCAATTAATGGCAAGTATCTAGTAATAAAACTAAAACAGCCACCCTTAGCAAATTGGAATGGGTCATTCTTTTTTTGTTTTCGTACTAAACTAAAAACAAGGCTTGCCGCTTAAGTAATAAACCCAAAATGTCATATCGTCATCCAAGTCTTAAAGTCAAGGTAGGCTGTTTTCATAGCGAACAGCGTATCCGATATAATATTTATAATTGGTAATAACCTACACGCTTTGATATTAATAGAAGCTCGAAAAGTGAGAATATCCCACGTAATGATTGAAAAAAGCCTCTCAAAACTTGGAGGTATTACTTTTCACAAGAAGCTATTAGTGCCACTAATTAGGAGTGACTTACATGAGTGGGGATATGTTTGGGATAAACCTGAATGATTGGCTTGAAGGAACAATTGCAAAGGTTAAAAATAATGAACCTTGGAATAAAGCGTGGATAAATACCTATAAGGATTTAGGTGGCCAAAGTTTAGAAAGTGGAAAGAAATCTTGCCCAAAGAACGCCGCGAGAGTGTTATATCAAAACGGGAGAATAGCAGGATATGATGAAAATTATAAAACAGTCTCATTTCAGGAGGTTATAGAGAATGATTCTGTAAATGGGGTTTATGCTCTTATGGCTATTGATGAACTAAAACAAAATAATAGTATTGAACTTAGTTCGCTTGTAAAAGCTGTTCATTGCAAATTCGAGAAGCAGTTTGGTTCAGCTCCTAACTCAGATCAAGGTGCTATAAAATTAACATTCAAACTATGGCATTTGAATAAAATTGTTCAACAATAAGCTAAAGCTATCACTTGTCTTGCTGACAACTGATAGCTAACCACTCAAAACTGCTTTTATCCCTCTAAAGCCGAAACAATAAAATACGGATTCAAATATTCATCTTTGGTGTTATACAAAAGCGGGCTGCCATCAAGTTTGGTTACTTTAGCGCCGGCTATTTCGGCGATTGCATGGCCGGCACCCGTATCCCACTCACAGGTTGGGCCTAAGCGTGGGTAAATATCAGCGCTGCCTTCGGCAACTAAACATAATTTTAGTGAGCTGCCTTTTGAGACCATTTCAACGTCGTCAAAGCGTTTTACAAACTCGGCTAAATCAGGTGACGGGTGCGAGCGGCTGCCTACAACACGTATTAACCCTTTGTTAGGCTTAGTGGTAACTTTAAGCTCTATTCGTTCATCGCCTTTGTCTTTAAACGCGCCAATGTCGTTACTGGCTAAGTACGATACGCCAAGCGCGGGTGCATCAACTACAGCAAGTACGGGTTTACCGTTTTCGATTAGGGCTATGTTTACGGTAAATTCGCCGTTCTTTTTTATAAACTCTTTTGTGCCGTCGATGGGGTCTACTAACCAGTAGCTTTTCCAGGTTTGGCGAATATCCCAGCTTATATCAGCGCTTTCTTCGCTGAGTATAGGTGTGTCGGGAGTGAGCTGTTTAAGCCCTGCCGCAATCACTTTATGAGCTGCTAAATCGGCGTCGGTTACTGGGCTTTCATCGGCTTTGTATTCAACGTTAAAGTCCTTTTCGTAAATCCCCATTATGGCTTGGCCTGCTTTGCGGGCAAGTATGAGGGTTTCTTCTAGTAGCTCGGTTTGGTTCATTGGGGTTAACCTATAATATGCTTTTGTTTTAGATACGTTATCAGTTGAGTAACCGATTGGTCTAGGGTGTTTTTACTGGTATCTAAAATT
The genomic region above belongs to Pseudoalteromonas sp. MM1 and contains:
- a CDS encoding DUF3802 family protein — translated: MVLDRQGYDDLIMYLTQNLALFEKPGEIKPGAPTVMELIEDVIAQNVMLICEQHTNLNTEQRSQIVREVDGIVYDLQEVLSSITSQPVTVEQHAFIDEFAGLIKNLFDNAVTQTS
- a CDS encoding OsmC family protein; this encodes MQANVKWVEGDTFIGRSNSNHNVVFDAGSDSAAPSPMEMVLMSVGCCSSVDVVSILKKAKQDFSDVQVQLSSERAETAPRVFTKINLHFVVTGNNVSEKHLARAVSLSAEKYCSVALMLDKTVEITHSHEVVQEQVK
- the speD gene encoding adenosylmethionine decarboxylase, translated to MNKPFDKLKLHGFNNLTKSLSFSIYDICYAKTEQQRKEYIEYIDEQYSADRLTDILGDVVDIIGANILNVARQDYEPQGASVTILVSEEPVEEQQNYDADEAPGPLPDSVVAHLDKSHICVHTYPEAHPDDGICTFRADIEVSTCGIISPLKALNFLIHSLESDVVTIDYRVRGFTRDVNGVKHYIDHAINSIQNFMTEDTKEAYQMMDVNVYQENLFHTKMMLKETDLNTYLFGLSTDELSDEEEEEIRSKLTREMQEIFYGRNLPDAE
- a CDS encoding aromatic amino acid transport family protein, with the protein product MTPSQDATLSNASTTGEHTPTSKWNLHDTQWTLSLFGTAVGAGILFLPINIGIGGFWPLIIMACLAFPMTFLAHRGLARFVLSSKNKDSDFTDVVEEHFGVTAGRLISLLYFLSIFPILLIYGVGLTNTVDSFMVNQMGVESPSRVLLSGVLVAGMISLMMGGERLMLRAFAILVYPLVGILFCLSIYLIPSWQMPDMSFPEAGSFTKTLWLSIPIIVFSFSHAAAISSFVNVQRGHYGNQATNKAEAILKRTSLLLIVFVLLFVFSCVLSLTSEQMAAAKAANVSILSYLANITSNSYIATLGPLVAFIAITSSFLGHFLGARESFTGLVTKQTSLSAKVADKIGVLIMFFAIWFCAVKNPSILDMMDQLSGPIIAMILFIMPMIAVYKVPALSKYRNRLSTLFVLAVGSLAVCALIYSMLN
- a CDS encoding alpha/beta fold hydrolase, with the protein product MSKDILFHTTFAHETSKIWVVFVHGAGGSSAIWFRQLKAYKKEYNVLLLDLRGHGKSNNLVQNFVDNNYSFNKVSKDIIDVLDHNNIPNAHFVGISLGTILIRNIAEIAPQYVSSMVLGGAVTRFNTRSNTLVYLGNTFKHLLPYMWLYRLFAFIMMPKKRHKESRLLFVREAKRLCQKEFIKWFKLAMDVNPLMQYFKEKDIDIPILYIMGKEDHMFLGPVKEMVKRHKNSVLQTIHHCGHVCNVERPDLFNQHSLAFIAQQNR
- a CDS encoding DUF6979 family protein — protein: MSGDMFGINLNDWLEGTIAKVKNNEPWNKAWINTYKDLGGQSLESGKKSCPKNAARVLYQNGRIAGYDENYKTVSFQEVIENDSVNGVYALMAIDELKQNNSIELSSLVKAVHCKFEKQFGSAPNSDQGAIKLTFKLWHLNKIVQQ
- the cysQ gene encoding 3'(2'),5'-bisphosphate nucleotidase CysQ, which encodes MNQTELLEETLILARKAGQAIMGIYEKDFNVEYKADESPVTDADLAAHKVIAAGLKQLTPDTPILSEESADISWDIRQTWKSYWLVDPIDGTKEFIKKNGEFTVNIALIENGKPVLAVVDAPALGVSYLASNDIGAFKDKGDERIELKVTTKPNKGLIRVVGSRSHPSPDLAEFVKRFDDVEMVSKGSSLKLCLVAEGSADIYPRLGPTCEWDTGAGHAIAEIAGAKVTKLDGSPLLYNTKDEYLNPYFIVSALEG